In the genome of Triticum urartu cultivar G1812 chromosome 5, Tu2.1, whole genome shotgun sequence, one region contains:
- the LOC125510882 gene encoding uncharacterized protein LOC125510882 produces the protein MLLRDGVLVWVDLLRGMLVCDILQEREPLRARYIPLPEPLPRNREEILKQLIPGAGVRRIRDVAYVDGLIKFVEMEHRVTVTEIVEVPPEKPSDPRDKTVLYDSDLIMLYKRKHVDNIPKTLRTMNGWSAMTWTREIGSDCWLKGVIVDVDDILVDDSAFSALLSGQRNESAGSLTFKNMYSACSILSTDGNDILYLKLSRKWSDRSGWVVAVDLEENTLKVEAPGAHPFGRYSPSWQTFLPCALVNHLKMTPGIKVSAIQTAQTSSSANEPNNAAICVGEPDSYESENKRPRLLAEKANHAQDLAQSTVRNVHSSQACPDQNNMPPQPCFNRWEAPGYRGYSSCPPQNNPPLPQCFNKFTGPCNPVCAPSAPAPNIRSYDNYHSLWQHPLLPEQQMAPSRAFGPHVAPHPYFNNWRGARHHGNSQQHPASNSYYYGAHSGSGNQGFGFGYRPIYYDYRY, from the exons ATGTTGCTCCGAGATGGCGTGCTGGTGTGGGTCGATTTGCTGCGCGGCATGTTGGTGTGTGACATACTTCAAGAACGAGAACCCCTTCGTGCGCGCTACATCCCATTGCCTGAGCCATTGCCTAGAAACAGAGAAGAAATTTTGAAGCAGTTAATCCCGGGAGCTGGCGTCAGGCGTATTCGGGATGTCGCCTATGTCGATGGTCTGATCAAGTTTGTTGAGATGGAACACCGCGTCACTGTAACAGAGATTGTAGAGGTTCCTCCTGAAAAGCCGTCTGACCCCAGGGACAAGACTGTCCTCTATGATTCTGACTTGATCATGCTCTACAAGCGTAAACATGTGGACAACATACCCAAGACGCTGCGCACAATGAATGGTTGGAGTGCCATGACATGGACTAGGGAGATTGGGTCTGACTGTTGGCTCAAGGGAGTCATTGTTGATGTTGATGACATTTTGGTCGATGACTCCGCGTTTTCGGCCTTACTGTCTGGCCAAAGGAATGAATCCGCTGGGAGCTTGACATTCAAGAACATGTACTCGGCTTGCTCCATCCTGAGTACAGATGGTAATGATATCCTTTACCTCAAGTTATCCAGGAAATGGAGTGATCGATCTGGATGGGTGGTTGCTGTTGACCTTGAAGAGAATACACTGAAAGTGGAAGCACCTGGGGCGCACCCATTTGGAAGATATTCTCCTTCGTGGCAAACATTCCTTCCCTGCGCATTGGTGAACCATCTAAAAATGACTCCTG GCATTAAAGTCTCAGCAATTCAAACCGCACAGACAAGCAGCTCTGCGAATGAGCCAAATAATGCAGCT ATCTGTGTCGGTGAGCCTGATTCCTATGAATCTGAAAACAAACGTCCAAG GCTATTGGCTGAGAAAGCCAACCATGCACAAGATTTAGCTCAGAGTACTGTACGGAATGTTCATAGCTCACAGGCCTGTCCTGATCAAAACAATATG CCTCCACAACCATGCTTCAACAGATGGGAGGCGCCTGGCTACCGTGGGTACTCATCATGCCCCCCTCAAAACAATCCG CCGCTGCCACAATGTTTCAACAAGTTCACTGGACCCTGCAACCCTGTGTGTGCACCGTCGGCCCCTGCCCCTAACATACGTAGCTACGACAATTATCATTCGCTGTGGCAGCACCCACTGCTACCGGAGCAGCAGATGGCACCTAGCAGGGCATTTGGACCTCATGTG GCACCCCATCCATACTTCAACAACTGGCGTGGAGCCAGACACCATGGGAATTCACAGCAACACCCTGCCAGTAACTCATATTACTATGGTGCGCACTCAGGCAGTGGCAACCAAGGATTTGGATTTGGTTACCGTCCGATTTACTACGATTACCGATACTAA